The following are from one region of the Dreissena polymorpha isolate Duluth1 chromosome 2, UMN_Dpol_1.0, whole genome shotgun sequence genome:
- the LOC127866949 gene encoding dynein axonemal light chain 1-like isoform X1 — MLFRTLNILPQEAAILKFEAKATTIKEAITKFEEHDKCKANESKKVMLLGLIPPIEKMDASLSTLVNCEHLSLSTNIIEKIANLNGLKNLKVLSLARNNIKSLTGLEAVGDTLEELWISYNNIEKLKGINVLKKLKVLYIRVNNVKDMSEFSKLVDLPNMKELGFVGNPLADSLMESGQEVYTETITKKLPKLKRLDGFTVIRQDEEEEEA, encoded by the exons ATGTTATTCAGAACTCTAAATATCCTTCCACAGGAGGCTGCCATTTTAAAGTTTGag GCCAAGGCAACGACGATCAAGGAAGCGATTACGAAGTTT GAGGAGCATGATAAATGTAAAGCAAATGAATCAAAGAAGGTCATGCTGTTAGGTCTGATACCACCCATTGAAAAAATGGATGCATCCCTGTCTACACTGGTAAACTGCGA ACATTTATCTCTGTCCACAAATATCATTGAAAAGATAGCAAACCTGAATGGTTTGA AAAATCTCAAGGTACTGTCTCTTGCAAGGAATAACATCAAGTCGCTGACCGGTCTA GAAGCTGTTGGGGACACCCTAGAAGAGCTGTGGATCTCGTACAACAACATAGAGAAGCTGAAGGGCATCAATGTCCTCAAGAAACTCAAG GTCCTGTACATCAGAGTGAACAATGTGAAAGACATGTCTGAGTTCTCCAAACTG GTTGATCTTCCAAACATGAAGGAGCTGGGGTTTGTTGGCAACCCGCTGGCAGATTCCCTGATGGAGAGTGGCCAGGAGGTGTACACAGAGACCATCACCAAGAAGCTGCCCAAGCTAAAGCGGCTCGATG GTTTCACTGTGATTCGACAGgatgaagaggaggaggaggctTAA
- the LOC127866949 gene encoding dynein axonemal light chain 1-like isoform X2 has protein sequence MAKATTIKEAITKFEEHDKCKANESKKVMLLGLIPPIEKMDASLSTLVNCEHLSLSTNIIEKIANLNGLKNLKVLSLARNNIKSLTGLEAVGDTLEELWISYNNIEKLKGINVLKKLKVLYIRVNNVKDMSEFSKLVDLPNMKELGFVGNPLADSLMESGQEVYTETITKKLPKLKRLDGFTVIRQDEEEEEA, from the exons ATG GCCAAGGCAACGACGATCAAGGAAGCGATTACGAAGTTT GAGGAGCATGATAAATGTAAAGCAAATGAATCAAAGAAGGTCATGCTGTTAGGTCTGATACCACCCATTGAAAAAATGGATGCATCCCTGTCTACACTGGTAAACTGCGA ACATTTATCTCTGTCCACAAATATCATTGAAAAGATAGCAAACCTGAATGGTTTGA AAAATCTCAAGGTACTGTCTCTTGCAAGGAATAACATCAAGTCGCTGACCGGTCTA GAAGCTGTTGGGGACACCCTAGAAGAGCTGTGGATCTCGTACAACAACATAGAGAAGCTGAAGGGCATCAATGTCCTCAAGAAACTCAAG GTCCTGTACATCAGAGTGAACAATGTGAAAGACATGTCTGAGTTCTCCAAACTG GTTGATCTTCCAAACATGAAGGAGCTGGGGTTTGTTGGCAACCCGCTGGCAGATTCCCTGATGGAGAGTGGCCAGGAGGTGTACACAGAGACCATCACCAAGAAGCTGCCCAAGCTAAAGCGGCTCGATG GTTTCACTGTGATTCGACAGgatgaagaggaggaggaggctTAA